From the genome of Methylocystis bryophila, one region includes:
- a CDS encoding aminotransferase, protein MRIREFGVERWLYHYENDCELNLAETCVEPLTLGELIKIAGKEDALLGEILPMKLTYGAIDGSERLRANVASLYEKQQAENVLITHGGIGANALVYETLVEPGDRVISVLPTYQQHYSIPESMGAKVDILRLREENAFLPDLDELRGMITPATRLIAFANPNNPTGSLMDRAHLEEIARVARSCGAYVLSDEAYRGTDQHGDGFTASIADVYEKGVSTGGMSKTWSLAGLRLGWIVAPVDTLRRIQIHRDYNTISVGMLNDLLAAIALENKAAILKRNHEILRAHLALLDAWIAEEPQLSYVKPKSGTTAWLRLGADKPSRDFCVSLLQKTGVLLVPGSALEGEGYVRIGYANNRDVLIASLAKISAFMRSA, encoded by the coding sequence ATGCGCATTCGAGAATTCGGCGTCGAACGCTGGCTCTATCACTATGAGAACGATTGCGAGCTGAACCTTGCGGAAACCTGCGTCGAGCCGCTCACGCTCGGCGAGCTCATAAAAATCGCGGGAAAGGAAGACGCGCTGCTCGGCGAAATTCTGCCGATGAAGCTCACCTATGGCGCGATCGACGGGTCCGAGCGCCTGCGCGCCAACGTCGCTTCTTTGTATGAGAAGCAGCAGGCCGAAAATGTGCTGATCACGCATGGCGGCATCGGCGCCAATGCGCTCGTCTATGAAACGCTCGTCGAGCCCGGCGATCGCGTCATATCCGTCCTGCCGACCTATCAGCAGCATTATTCTATCCCCGAGAGCATGGGCGCAAAGGTCGATATTTTGCGTTTGCGTGAGGAAAACGCTTTCCTGCCTGACCTCGACGAGCTGAGGGGAATGATCACGCCGGCGACACGGCTCATCGCCTTCGCCAATCCCAACAACCCGACCGGATCGCTGATGGACCGCGCGCATCTCGAAGAGATCGCGCGAGTGGCGCGTTCCTGCGGCGCTTATGTCTTGAGCGACGAGGCCTATCGCGGAACGGATCAACACGGCGACGGTTTCACGGCGTCCATCGCGGATGTCTATGAGAAGGGCGTCAGCACGGGCGGCATGTCCAAGACCTGGTCGCTCGCAGGCTTGCGCCTGGGATGGATCGTCGCGCCTGTCGACACGCTTCGCCGCATCCAGATCCATCGCGACTACAACACGATCAGCGTCGGCATGTTGAACGATTTGCTGGCTGCGATCGCGCTCGAGAACAAAGCCGCGATTTTGAAGCGCAACCACGAGATTCTGCGCGCCCATCTCGCGCTGCTCGACGCCTGGATCGCCGAGGAGCCGCAGCTCTCCTATGTGAAGCCGAAGTCCGGCACGACAGCGTGGCTGCGCCTCGGCGCCGACAAGCCATCACGCGATTTTTGCGTCTCGCTCCTCCAAAAGACCGGCGTCCTGCTCGTGCCGGGCAGCGCGCTCGAAGGCGAGGGCTATGTGCGGATCGGCTACGCCAACAACCGCGATGTCCTCATCGCGAGTCTCGCGAAGATCTCGGCGTTCATGCGCTCCGCGTGA
- a CDS encoding DUF721 domain-containing protein — translation MQKHTRWETRRLAELVNRALDPLIAKQGFGETALLTQWETVVGARLAAICEPERLKWPPRPKNPPKEAPIQAATLMLRVEPGFGLDVQHMAGALIDRINAHLGWRCVARIAMRQEPLRRAAPKRRPEATPRDPDLRARAEAATQGIADEALRRALTKLGEQTFAQAAPQSDNSASEAVQSGRFPAR, via the coding sequence ATGCAGAAGCATACGCGATGGGAGACGCGCCGGCTCGCGGAGCTCGTCAACCGGGCGCTCGATCCGCTGATCGCCAAGCAAGGCTTTGGCGAAACGGCGCTGCTGACGCAATGGGAGACGGTCGTCGGCGCTCGGCTTGCGGCGATCTGCGAGCCGGAACGCCTCAAATGGCCGCCTCGCCCTAAAAACCCGCCGAAGGAAGCGCCGATTCAAGCCGCAACCCTCATGCTGCGGGTCGAGCCGGGTTTCGGCCTGGACGTACAGCACATGGCCGGCGCGCTGATCGACCGGATCAATGCGCATCTCGGCTGGCGCTGCGTCGCCAGGATCGCCATGCGGCAGGAACCGCTTCGCCGGGCTGCGCCAAAGCGACGCCCCGAAGCAACGCCTCGCGATCCCGATCTTCGCGCGCGCGCCGAGGCGGCGACCCAGGGAATCGCCGATGAGGCTTTGCGCCGGGCGCTGACAAAGCTTGGCGAACAAACATTCGCGCAAGCGGCTCCTCAGAGTGACAACAGCGCGAGCGAAGCCGTCCAGTCTGGAAGATTTCCAGCTCGCTAA
- a CDS encoding L,D-transpeptidase, protein MRCVGILLAMVFAWLGVSVAQAKVRVHIDLSTQTMHVESSSGSYSWPVSTARAGYVTPRGTFSPTYMTRMTHSTLYNNAPMPHAIFFRSGWAIHGTNAVGQLGRPASHGCVRLSPGHAAQLYQMVEAEGASISIGGSSPASRARHAALRHGPRAGNSALAYAPTRRARAPHSVRAWQADPTGGFTGFTGNPW, encoded by the coding sequence ATGCGTTGTGTGGGGATATTGCTCGCGATGGTCTTCGCCTGGCTCGGCGTCTCCGTCGCGCAGGCGAAAGTGCGCGTCCACATCGATTTGTCGACGCAGACCATGCATGTCGAGTCCTCGAGCGGCAGCTATTCCTGGCCGGTCTCGACGGCGCGCGCCGGCTATGTCACCCCAAGGGGGACCTTCTCGCCAACCTACATGACGCGCATGACCCACTCGACGCTCTATAACAACGCGCCGATGCCGCATGCGATCTTCTTTCGTAGCGGCTGGGCGATCCACGGCACCAACGCCGTCGGCCAGCTCGGCCGCCCCGCATCGCATGGTTGCGTGCGCCTTTCTCCCGGGCACGCCGCGCAGCTTTATCAAATGGTCGAGGCCGAAGGCGCGAGCATCTCGATCGGCGGGTCGTCGCCGGCTTCCCGCGCCCGCCACGCCGCGCTTCGGCACGGCCCGCGCGCCGGCAATAGCGCGCTGGCCTATGCTCCCACGCGACGCGCCCGGGCTCCCCATTCCGTCAGGGCCTGGCAGGCCGATCCGACCGGTGGCTTCACGGGGTTCACGGGGAATCCGTGGTGA
- a CDS encoding fumarylacetoacetate hydrolase family protein — protein sequence MTEAEFLFSLPRPSVAVAGQSRRFPVRRIWCVGLNYAAHAREMGKDPAKERPFFFSKPADAVVESGSTIPYASMTGDLHYEIELVAALHSGGAEISRETALDHVFGYAAGIDLTRRDLQKRARDEGKPWDLAKGFDQSAPLGAIAPAAQVGHPRGGRIALAVNGAIRQQGDLSDMILDTAGIIAELSRYVRLAAGDLIFTGTPEGVGPLRPGDVAEGEIASIGPVRVQIAG from the coding sequence ATGACGGAAGCCGAATTTCTGTTCTCCCTCCCGCGCCCGAGCGTCGCGGTCGCAGGCCAATCGCGCCGCTTTCCGGTGCGGCGCATTTGGTGCGTCGGCCTCAACTATGCGGCCCACGCGCGGGAAATGGGGAAGGATCCCGCGAAGGAGCGCCCCTTCTTCTTTTCCAAGCCCGCCGACGCCGTCGTCGAAAGCGGCTCGACGATCCCCTATGCGTCGATGACCGGCGATCTCCATTATGAGATCGAGCTTGTCGCGGCGCTGCATTCGGGCGGGGCGGAGATCTCGAGGGAGACGGCGCTGGACCATGTCTTCGGTTACGCCGCCGGGATCGATCTCACGCGGCGCGATCTGCAAAAGAGGGCGCGCGACGAGGGCAAGCCCTGGGACCTCGCCAAAGGCTTCGACCAATCGGCGCCGCTCGGCGCGATTGCGCCCGCAGCGCAGGTCGGTCATCCCCGCGGCGGACGAATCGCGCTTGCCGTCAATGGCGCGATCCGCCAGCAAGGCGACTTGTCGGATATGATCCTCGACACGGCCGGGATCATCGCGGAGCTCTCCCGCTATGTGCGGCTCGCGGCCGGCGATCTGATCTTCACCGGCACGCCGGAAGGGGTGGGCCCGCTCCGCCCGGGCGATGTCGCGGAGGGCGAGATCGCGAGTATTGGCCCCGTGCGCGTGCAGATTGCGGGATGA
- the mutY gene encoding A/G-specific adenine glycosylase gives MAMAGGYMACAAARRASLENPVLTRQPNISRLPTNTPLGDSLLRWWDLERRDLPWRALPGRCADPYAVWLSEIMLQQTTVATVKGYFAKFLARWPTVESLAAAPIEDVLAAWAGLGYYARARNLHACAITVARRHGGRFPRRAAELRELPGVGAYTAAAIAAIAYGEPCVAVDGNVERVISRLYTLADPRPALKREVERRAALLLPSARAGDFAQAMMDLGATICRPRAPQCDRCSWSSACEARRAGAPEDYPMRSAKTAKPHRRGAAFVLLRDDEVLLLRRPSAGLLGSMTAFPTTPLGEDVAPEAQLAHAPIKARWRRLDGAVHHVFTHFSLELAVYVAQGGAGAKGLWISTARLDEQGLPTLMRKVAVHAGLSDGRKPITK, from the coding sequence ATGGCCATGGCCGGAGGTTATATGGCCTGCGCCGCCGCGAGGCGAGCATCTCTTGAGAACCCGGTCTTGACGCGTCAGCCCAACATTTCTCGCCTTCCCACGAACACGCCGCTCGGAGACAGCCTCCTGCGTTGGTGGGACCTCGAGCGTCGCGATCTTCCCTGGCGGGCGTTGCCGGGCCGATGCGCCGATCCTTACGCGGTGTGGCTCTCCGAAATCATGCTGCAACAGACCACGGTCGCGACGGTGAAAGGCTATTTCGCCAAGTTCCTGGCGCGCTGGCCGACCGTCGAATCCTTGGCTGCCGCGCCGATCGAGGATGTGCTCGCCGCCTGGGCCGGGCTCGGCTATTACGCGCGCGCCCGCAATCTGCACGCCTGCGCGATAACCGTCGCGCGCCGTCACGGAGGGCGTTTTCCGCGTCGGGCGGCCGAGCTGCGCGAGCTGCCCGGCGTCGGCGCCTATACGGCCGCCGCGATCGCCGCCATCGCCTATGGGGAGCCCTGCGTCGCCGTGGACGGCAATGTCGAGCGCGTGATCTCCCGCCTTTACACCCTGGCGGATCCGCGCCCGGCGCTGAAACGCGAGGTCGAGCGGCGCGCCGCCTTGCTCTTGCCCTCTGCGCGAGCCGGCGACTTCGCGCAGGCGATGATGGATCTCGGCGCCACGATTTGCCGGCCGCGCGCTCCCCAATGCGACCGCTGCTCCTGGTCCTCCGCTTGCGAAGCGCGCCGCGCCGGAGCGCCCGAGGATTATCCGATGAGGAGCGCGAAGACCGCGAAGCCGCATCGCCGCGGCGCGGCCTTCGTGCTGCTCAGGGACGATGAAGTCTTGTTGCTGCGCCGACCGAGCGCAGGGCTGCTCGGGTCGATGACCGCTTTTCCGACGACGCCGCTCGGGGAGGACGTGGCTCCCGAAGCGCAGCTCGCGCATGCGCCGATCAAGGCCCGCTGGCGGCGTCTCGACGGCGCGGTGCATCACGTGTTCACGCATTTTTCGCTGGAGCTTGCCGTTTACGTCGCGCAAGGGGGCGCCGGCGCGAAAGGCCTTTGGATCTCGACCGCAAGGCTCGACGAGCAGGGCTTGCCGACCCTGATGCGCAAGGTCGCGGTCCATGCGGGTCTTTCTGACGGACGGAAGCCAATCACAAAATGA
- the mepA gene encoding penicillin-insensitive murein endopeptidase — protein sequence MLDRHCWTLIVAAILCGPAMAQEKGTVDPKPLPPLANPSDPKTPAREFFGRATQGAPMDPDPIGFYSHGCLAGGVELPVNGPHWQVMRLSRHRNWGHPALIGFIERFTAAASSGSGWPGVLIGDMSQPRGGPMMGGHASHQIGLDVDVWLTPMPPRELTPLEREEMSATEMVRGDRLDVIPGWTEGHVAVVRAAAEDPAVERIFINAAIKRALCRVAAGQPWMHKVRPWYGHDYHFHVRLHCPKDSESCTDQAPVPPGDACDASLAHWFSPEIRNWKPSGKTWPPMTMSGLPAECRQVLKAK from the coding sequence ATGTTGGATCGCCACTGCTGGACGTTGATCGTCGCGGCTATTCTCTGCGGCCCGGCCATGGCGCAGGAGAAGGGCACGGTCGATCCAAAGCCCCTGCCACCGCTTGCAAACCCATCGGACCCGAAAACCCCGGCGAGAGAGTTCTTCGGCCGCGCCACGCAAGGTGCGCCGATGGATCCCGATCCGATCGGCTTTTATTCGCACGGCTGTCTCGCCGGCGGCGTCGAGCTGCCCGTCAACGGCCCGCACTGGCAGGTCATGCGCCTCTCGCGCCATCGCAACTGGGGTCATCCGGCGCTGATCGGGTTCATCGAGCGGTTCACGGCCGCGGCAAGCAGCGGCAGCGGCTGGCCGGGCGTCCTGATCGGCGACATGTCGCAGCCGCGCGGCGGGCCGATGATGGGCGGACACGCCTCGCATCAGATCGGCCTGGACGTCGACGTCTGGCTCACGCCCATGCCGCCGCGCGAGCTCACACCTCTTGAGCGCGAGGAAATGTCGGCGACCGAAATGGTGCGCGGGGACAGGCTCGACGTGATCCCCGGATGGACGGAGGGACACGTCGCCGTCGTCCGCGCCGCCGCCGAGGACCCGGCCGTGGAGCGGATCTTCATAAACGCCGCGATCAAGCGCGCCTTGTGCCGCGTCGCCGCGGGCCAGCCATGGATGCACAAGGTGCGGCCCTGGTACGGGCACGACTATCATTTCCACGTGCGCCTCCACTGTCCAAAGGACTCCGAAAGCTGCACGGACCAGGCGCCCGTTCCGCCAGGCGATGCATGCGACGCCTCGCTCGCCCATTGGTTCTCGCCTGAGATCCGGAATTGGAAGCCCTCGGGCAAGACCTGGCCGCCGATGACCATGTCAGGGCTGCCCGCGGAATGCCGCCAGGTGCTCAAGGCGAAATAG
- a CDS encoding type II toxin-antitoxin system RelE/ParE family toxin, with amino-acid sequence MKLRWLRRAFNELLNHADEIALASPRAAIEVTDRLLAAAEALRDGRAIGRPVGSGLRELRIGGTRLSLFYRINQETERLEAVHVAQAEQPWPEQGEEWRNLAP; translated from the coding sequence ATGAAGCTGCGCTGGTTGCGCCGAGCCTTCAATGAATTGTTGAACCACGCGGATGAGATCGCGCTGGCGAGCCCCCGGGCCGCGATCGAGGTGACGGATCGGCTGCTCGCCGCCGCCGAGGCGCTACGCGACGGGCGCGCGATCGGACGTCCCGTCGGCTCGGGACTCCGCGAGTTGCGGATCGGGGGGACGCGGCTCTCGCTCTTCTACCGCATCAATCAGGAGACGGAGCGTCTCGAGGCGGTGCATGTCGCCCAGGCGGAGCAGCCCTGGCCGGAACAAGGCGAGGAATGGCGCAACCTCGCGCCCTGA
- a CDS encoding TonB-dependent receptor gives MSRSQLMRGASLAIIMLASTATAQAETVLPVVNIGAARHRPALAAAHNNRRPPAPSARTAEAPAPRSSAPVAPPEAPVAPPQAPVAPPKVITTLGNAIVTHEEVEAVAPRTSDTAQLLRDVPGAAVYNNGGVSGLPVLDGLGDDRLHVTIGGVPVLSACANHMNPPLSYIAPFQVGDIRVFNNIVPVSVGGDSVGGAILVDPAPPAFASPAQPLLTKGEIGSYFRSNGSAYGGNLSTTAATQNFSLSYKGSYARSQNYTAGGNFQLWHPAYLWTNNTLPFTITGAFTPWLNANEVGSTSYQAQNHDIVAAFQHENHSLKVDFSLQHIPYQNYPNQRMDMTENRSIIGNALYQGVYDWGSLEAQAYYQAIRHIMDFNADKQYYYGSLTTILAPGMPMDTAAQNAGGKLRADIVLTDVHKLKVGGEVQQYHYDEWWPPSPAILPPRYKTGGMAPWSFQNINNGQRNRIDVFAELESRWNPEWMTQLGVRNDTVFMSTDPVHGYNPGYDSGPLFPATKFNAANRSRIDQNWDLTAQTVYTPNAMQTYTIGYSQKARSPNLYERYAWSPAIMPMEMIGWFGDGNYYVGNLNLQPEIAHTASATADWHDPARGLSLQVTPYFTYISNYIDVQRCPPWVCGTSAMNNLTGLTGFVSLQFINQNARIFGVDASARALLAKDTPLGDFTAKGILGYVNGQNTVTGGSLYQMMPINSKLSLEQTLWGWTNAVEAELVGAKNRVEQVRNEVKTGGYTLINLRSTYEWKNIRVDFGVENVFNSFYYLPLGGAYVGYGATMSGPLPVGPAWGIAVPGMGRSFYVATRVKF, from the coding sequence ATGTCTCGTTCCCAACTCATGCGGGGCGCAAGCCTTGCGATCATCATGCTCGCGTCGACCGCGACGGCGCAGGCGGAAACTGTGCTCCCCGTAGTCAACATCGGAGCCGCCCGGCACCGGCCGGCGCTCGCCGCCGCCCATAACAATCGTCGTCCCCCGGCCCCAAGCGCACGCACTGCCGAGGCCCCGGCGCCACGCAGCTCAGCCCCAGTCGCTCCGCCAGAGGCCCCAGTCGCGCCGCCACAAGCCCCTGTCGCCCCGCCAAAGGTGATCACCACGCTCGGCAACGCCATCGTGACCCACGAGGAGGTGGAAGCCGTCGCGCCGCGGACCTCCGATACGGCCCAATTGCTGCGCGATGTGCCGGGCGCGGCCGTTTACAATAATGGCGGCGTTTCCGGCCTCCCGGTTCTGGATGGCCTGGGCGACGATCGGCTGCATGTCACGATCGGGGGCGTGCCTGTGTTGTCCGCCTGCGCAAACCACATGAACCCGCCGCTCTCCTACATCGCTCCATTTCAGGTGGGCGATATCCGCGTCTTCAACAACATTGTTCCGGTGAGCGTCGGCGGAGACAGCGTCGGCGGGGCGATCCTCGTCGATCCGGCGCCGCCGGCCTTCGCTTCCCCGGCTCAGCCGCTGCTGACGAAGGGCGAGATCGGCTCCTATTTCCGCAGCAACGGCAGCGCCTATGGCGGCAATCTGTCGACGACCGCAGCCACGCAGAATTTCAGCCTCAGCTACAAGGGGTCTTATGCGCGGTCGCAAAACTATACGGCCGGCGGGAATTTCCAGCTCTGGCATCCGGCCTATCTTTGGACCAACAATACGCTTCCGTTCACGATAACGGGCGCGTTTACGCCGTGGTTGAACGCCAACGAGGTCGGCTCGACTTCTTATCAGGCGCAAAATCACGATATCGTGGCCGCATTCCAGCATGAGAACCACTCGCTGAAAGTCGATTTCAGCTTGCAACATATTCCATACCAGAATTATCCAAACCAGCGCATGGACATGACAGAGAATAGAAGCATCATCGGCAATGCCTTATACCAAGGGGTGTATGACTGGGGCAGTCTGGAGGCTCAGGCCTATTATCAGGCGATCCGCCACATCATGGATTTCAACGCCGATAAACAATACTACTACGGATCGCTCACGACGATCCTCGCTCCGGGCATGCCGATGGACACGGCCGCGCAAAACGCAGGCGGAAAGCTCAGGGCCGATATCGTCCTCACGGACGTGCATAAGCTGAAAGTCGGGGGCGAGGTTCAGCAATATCATTACGACGAATGGTGGCCCCCCTCTCCGGCGATCCTTCCGCCCCGCTACAAGACGGGCGGGATGGCTCCGTGGTCGTTCCAGAACATCAACAACGGACAACGGAACCGGATCGACGTCTTCGCGGAACTCGAGTCGCGCTGGAATCCCGAATGGATGACTCAGCTGGGCGTTCGCAACGACACGGTCTTTATGAGCACGGATCCTGTGCATGGCTACAATCCCGGCTATGATTCCGGCCCGCTATTTCCGGCTACGAAATTCAACGCCGCGAATCGCAGCCGCATCGATCAGAACTGGGATCTCACCGCGCAGACGGTTTACACGCCGAACGCCATGCAGACCTACACGATCGGCTATTCGCAAAAAGCCCGTTCGCCGAATCTCTACGAGCGCTACGCCTGGTCGCCCGCGATCATGCCGATGGAGATGATCGGGTGGTTCGGAGACGGGAACTACTATGTGGGCAATCTGAACCTGCAGCCGGAAATCGCTCACACGGCCAGCGCGACCGCAGACTGGCACGACCCGGCGCGAGGCCTCTCGCTTCAGGTCACGCCCTATTTCACCTATATCTCCAACTATATCGACGTCCAGCGCTGCCCGCCTTGGGTCTGCGGAACCTCCGCGATGAACAATCTGACAGGGCTGACGGGCTTCGTCTCTCTGCAGTTCATCAATCAGAACGCGCGGATTTTCGGCGTGGACGCGTCGGCGCGCGCGCTCCTGGCGAAGGACACCCCCCTCGGCGATTTCACCGCCAAGGGCATTCTTGGCTATGTCAATGGGCAGAACACCGTCACCGGCGGGAGCCTGTACCAAATGATGCCCATCAACTCCAAGTTGTCTCTCGAGCAGACGCTATGGGGCTGGACGAATGCGGTGGAGGCCGAGCTCGTCGGAGCCAAGAACCGTGTGGAGCAAGTCAGGAACGAGGTGAAGACCGGCGGCTACACGCTGATCAATCTGCGCAGCACGTATGAGTGGAAGAATATCCGCGTCGATTTCGGCGTGGAGAACGTCTTCAACTCGTTCTACTACTTGCCGCTGGGCGGAGCTTATGTCGGTTATGGCGCGACAATGTCCGGCCCCTTGCCCGTCGGACCCGCTTGGGGAATCGCGGTCCCGGGCATGGGGCGCTCCTTCTATGTCGCAACGCGCGTGAAATTCTGA
- a CDS encoding sterol desaturase family protein, with protein MELHGAIRFWLSPIAHELFSPGSILSIYSLATTFCIAVLALAYRHKARRGRANLRAIARATFNLRLLRHASSYADVKLVIVSVVIAPPIFASLVLSSNAVSMAVSSVLRSVFGPIWSFSGHDAAMRALSTLALFLAYEIGYFVDHYLKHRVPFLWALHKVHHTAEVLTPLTNYRNHPVDNLIFGYMLSIFIGGASGVLGWMFDRKTDIISVDGRNVIFLIFLWTIGHLQHSQFWIPFGGIWGRLFMSPAHHQIHHSDDPRHFNRNLGSVLAIWDWMFGTLETPSVENPRLAYGVREERQQAHSWVGLLVSPLVEAGSALSRALIAMKRSFRRRTSTLADVHITPRV; from the coding sequence ATGGAACTCCACGGCGCGATCCGCTTTTGGCTGAGCCCAATCGCCCATGAGCTCTTCTCACCCGGCTCCATTCTCTCGATCTATTCGCTGGCGACGACCTTTTGCATTGCGGTTTTGGCCTTGGCCTATCGTCACAAGGCGCGCCGGGGCCGCGCCAATCTGCGAGCTATCGCTCGCGCGACATTCAATTTGCGCTTGCTGCGGCATGCATCCTCTTACGCAGACGTGAAGCTCGTGATCGTGAGCGTCGTCATTGCGCCGCCGATCTTTGCTTCTCTCGTGCTATCCTCCAACGCCGTCTCCATGGCCGTTTCCTCCGTGTTGAGGAGCGTCTTCGGCCCGATCTGGTCTTTCTCAGGACATGACGCGGCCATGAGAGCCCTGTCGACGCTGGCTCTATTCCTCGCCTATGAGATTGGCTATTTCGTCGATCACTACTTAAAGCACCGCGTTCCGTTCTTATGGGCCTTGCATAAGGTGCACCACACGGCCGAGGTGCTCACGCCTTTGACGAATTATCGCAATCATCCGGTCGACAATCTGATTTTTGGCTATATGCTCTCGATATTCATCGGCGGCGCCTCCGGCGTGCTGGGCTGGATGTTCGATCGCAAGACCGACATCATTTCAGTCGATGGAAGAAACGTCATCTTCCTAATTTTTCTTTGGACCATCGGACATTTGCAGCATTCGCAGTTTTGGATCCCGTTTGGGGGAATCTGGGGGCGGCTCTTCATGAGCCCTGCCCATCATCAAATCCATCATTCGGACGACCCTCGGCACTTCAACCGCAACCTCGGCAGCGTGCTGGCGATCTGGGACTGGATGTTCGGCACGCTCGAAACGCCTTCGGTCGAAAATCCCCGACTCGCCTATGGCGTCAGGGAAGAGCGCCAGCAAGCGCACTCCTGGGTCGGACTGCTGGTCTCTCCGCTTGTCGAAGCCGGCTCGGCGCTCTCGCGCGCGCTCATCGCGATGAAGCGTTCCTTTCGGCGGCGCACCTCCACCCTGGCCGACGTCCATATTACGCCGCGAGTTTGA
- a CDS encoding helix-turn-helix domain-containing protein — MGVEGREKQKIMEAGALALSGQLGATVQRLRKAYNLSLSELSQQSGVAKSIISQIERNETNPTLATIWRLAQALDVSIERVLQSAADEPFLEKTSRADTPILVSDDGRCRLAIIGWIKTVEWLQVYDFAAEPGGALESEAHQRGAVESLSLSEGELTVEVGGAVETVRAGETLRYRCDRVHVIRNLGQVPARATMVCILKAAAMA; from the coding sequence ATGGGCGTCGAGGGACGGGAAAAGCAGAAGATCATGGAGGCTGGGGCGCTGGCGCTCTCGGGCCAGCTCGGGGCGACCGTGCAGCGGCTGCGCAAGGCTTACAATCTGTCGCTTTCCGAACTTTCACAGCAGTCCGGCGTCGCGAAGTCCATCATCAGCCAGATCGAGCGCAATGAGACCAATCCGACGCTCGCGACGATCTGGCGCCTCGCGCAGGCGCTCGACGTCTCCATCGAGCGCGTGCTGCAAAGCGCGGCGGACGAGCCTTTCTTGGAGAAGACCAGCAGGGCCGACACGCCGATCCTCGTCTCCGACGACGGCCGTTGCCGGCTCGCGATCATCGGCTGGATCAAGACCGTCGAATGGCTGCAGGTCTATGATTTCGCCGCCGAGCCCGGCGGCGCGCTCGAGTCGGAAGCGCATCAGCGCGGCGCGGTCGAGAGCCTCTCGCTCTCCGAGGGCGAGCTGACCGTCGAGGTCGGCGGCGCGGTCGAGACGGTCCGGGCGGGCGAGACGCTCCGCTATCGCTGCGACCGCGTGCATGTGATCCGCAATCTTGGCCAGGTCCCGGCGCGGGCGACGATGGTGTGCATCCTGAAGGCCGCGGCGATGGCGTGA
- the bfr gene encoding bacterioferritin, which translates to MRGDAKVLDYLNRGLRAELTAVNQYWLHFRIFDNWGYRELAKKWREESIEEMKHADEFVKRILFLEGFPNMQTLDPLKIGESVEEIIKADLTTEMEARAMYIEAAAYCLSINDRVSERLFLDIVKSEEGHIDFLETQQELIKQLGVQLYAQSHIGELES; encoded by the coding sequence ATGCGCGGCGACGCGAAGGTTCTCGACTATCTCAACCGCGGCCTTCGCGCCGAGCTCACGGCCGTCAATCAATATTGGCTTCACTTCCGGATCTTCGACAATTGGGGCTACCGAGAGCTCGCCAAAAAGTGGCGCGAAGAGTCCATCGAGGAGATGAAGCACGCCGACGAGTTCGTGAAGCGCATTCTCTTCCTTGAAGGCTTCCCGAACATGCAGACGCTCGATCCCCTGAAGATCGGCGAGAGCGTCGAGGAGATCATCAAGGCCGACCTCACCACCGAGATGGAGGCGCGCGCCATGTATATCGAGGCCGCCGCCTACTGCCTCTCCATCAACGACCGCGTCTCGGAGAGGCTGTTCCTCGACATCGTCAAGAGCGAGGAAGGCCACATCGACTTCCTCGAGACGCAGCAGGAGCTGATCAAGCAGCTCGGCGTCCAGCTCTATGCGCAGAGCCACATCGGCGAGCTCGAGTCCTGA
- a CDS encoding (2Fe-2S)-binding protein, translated as MILCSCNVLSDREIQSALASGGRRSVGGLFRSLGCEAKCGRCARSIAAAIEGCSNAADACSDACQSCSAEERAAA; from the coding sequence ATGATACTCTGCTCTTGCAACGTGCTCTCGGATCGCGAAATCCAGTCCGCGCTCGCCTCGGGCGGCCGGCGTAGCGTAGGCGGGCTGTTCCGCAGCCTTGGATGCGAAGCGAAATGTGGGCGCTGCGCGCGCAGCATTGCCGCCGCCATAGAAGGCTGCAGCAACGCCGCGGACGCCTGTAGCGACGCATGCCAGTCCTGCAGCGCCGAAGAGCGGGCGGCGGCCTGA